One Mucilaginibacter ginkgonis genomic region harbors:
- a CDS encoding DUF5362 family protein: MEETIITEHPVTGDGSHGIILTTEAQFYLENAGKWARFLGIMGFIGSALILIGAIFAGSFFEAMMRMSPTMPQNGPAVGGTTITVIYGLMALLYFFPALYLYRFGAAAGRGVVYSSQQEVTDAIKNLKSFMKFVGVLVIIGLVIGIISFGGIILGLMAGHAMR; the protein is encoded by the coding sequence ATGGAAGAAACAATTATCACAGAACACCCTGTTACGGGCGATGGCTCGCACGGGATCATTTTAACTACAGAAGCTCAGTTCTATCTTGAAAATGCCGGTAAATGGGCCAGGTTTTTAGGCATCATGGGCTTTATAGGCAGTGCATTGATACTGATAGGGGCCATATTTGCCGGAAGCTTTTTTGAAGCCATGATGCGAATGAGCCCAACGATGCCGCAAAATGGGCCAGCAGTAGGAGGAACAACAATAACAGTGATCTACGGACTAATGGCGTTACTCTATTTTTTCCCTGCACTGTACTTATACCGCTTCGGCGCTGCAGCCGGCAGGGGTGTGGTTTACTCAAGCCAGCAGGAAGTTACTGACGCTATTAAAAATCTAAAGTCATTCATGAAATTTGTAGGCGTTTTGGTGATCATCGGCTTGGTGATAGGTATTATTAGTTTTGGCGGAATCATTCTTGGCCTTATGGCCGGCCATGCTATGCGCTAG
- the nusB gene encoding transcription antitermination factor NusB yields MLNRRHLRVKVMQALYAYNQADKKDIQQHEKTLLQSIDKVNEMYIWMLSLIAEVAHYVVTDSEERANKYLPTEEDLKPNLKITENRFLTSLLKNEDYIAALKKYKVSWTFDPELAKSLFATLKNAQEYKEYLDFNDDTIQTDKDIIKFIFKKVILKSSLAEQVFEEKFIVWPVDKDVLQALIAKTFKNFSFDDPKQNKLAEVTGNWEEDREFIISLFEQTIRHNDEYQAMIGVKTQNWEPERIAMMDTLLMKMAITEFINFASVPVKVTINEYLEIAKEFSTPKSNSFINGILDKILSELKAENKIRKTGRGLIE; encoded by the coding sequence ATGTTAAACAGAAGGCACCTAAGGGTTAAAGTAATGCAGGCACTGTATGCCTATAACCAGGCCGATAAAAAAGACATCCAGCAGCACGAAAAAACCTTACTGCAGAGTATTGATAAGGTTAACGAGATGTACATCTGGATGCTGTCGCTCATAGCCGAGGTTGCCCATTATGTTGTAACGGATTCGGAAGAGCGCGCGAATAAATACCTCCCTACAGAAGAAGATCTTAAGCCCAACTTAAAAATTACTGAAAACCGTTTCCTAACATCGCTGCTTAAAAACGAAGATTACATTGCGGCTTTAAAGAAATACAAGGTTTCCTGGACCTTTGACCCTGAATTGGCAAAGTCGCTCTTTGCCACGTTAAAGAACGCCCAGGAATATAAAGAGTACCTTGACTTTAATGACGACACCATCCAAACGGATAAGGATATCATTAAATTTATCTTTAAAAAGGTGATCCTTAAATCGTCACTTGCAGAGCAGGTATTCGAAGAAAAATTCATCGTTTGGCCGGTTGATAAAGACGTTTTACAGGCTTTGATCGCAAAAACGTTTAAAAACTTTTCTTTCGACGATCCTAAGCAGAACAAACTGGCAGAGGTAACGGGCAACTGGGAAGAAGACCGCGAATTTATTATTAGCCTTTTTGAGCAAACCATCCGCCATAATGATGAGTATCAGGCTATGATTGGCGTTAAAACCCAAAACTGGGAGCCCGAGCGTATTGCCATGATGGATACTTTGCTAATGAAAATGGCTATCACAGAATTTATTAATTTTGCGTCGGTGCCGGTTAAAGTAACTATTAACGAGTATCTTGAGATAGCAAAAGAGTTTAGTACGCCAAAAAGTAATTCGTTTATAAACGGCATACTCGACAAGATTTTGT
- a CDS encoding ABC transporter ATP-binding protein — protein MKDLAYLNKYFWKYRLYFIPGILFVIISNVFGVLPAQVIRIAFDLVTENIAIYRLYNGFNRQSVIYDIFGSSLMLFGGLVLLLALLRGMFLFFMRQTLILMSRHIEYDLKNSIYAHYQALSLAFYRRHSTGDLMNRATEDVTRVRMYLGPGIMYSVNTVILFFLTVSIMLTVNVRMTLFSVLPLPILVMMIYYVNSIINFRSEKIQERLSALSSFVQVNFSGIRVIRSYVREEFVKESFAAESQDYKTQSMALVRVQALFYPLMLLLIGVSNVIIIYVGGVEVIKGTVTPGNIAEFIFYLNQLTFPVIALGWVTSLIQRAAASQKRINEFLHEQPEIVSGIAPHEVKGEISFNNVSFTYPETGIQALKNVSFTARSGEMVAIIGRTGSGKSTIANLVMRMYDVESGDINVDGVKIDQLDLNNYRSQVGFVPQEVFLFSDTIANNIAFSADKLNMPDVEQAAKDAAVYNNIIEFEEGFETYIGERGITLSGGQKQRVSIARAIFKQPQVLIFDDCLSAVDTKTEEEILRNMGKIMHGKTSIIIAHRISTIKNTDQILVLDNGEIIERGNHDDLMKLKGAYFELYEMQLLEEEESAA, from the coding sequence ATGAAAGATCTCGCCTATCTAAATAAATACTTCTGGAAATACCGCTTATACTTTATACCGGGCATTCTGTTCGTTATCATTTCTAACGTTTTCGGCGTATTACCCGCGCAAGTGATCCGTATTGCTTTCGACCTCGTGACAGAAAACATTGCCATCTACCGCCTGTACAACGGCTTTAACAGGCAATCGGTCATCTACGATATCTTTGGGTCGAGCCTGATGCTGTTCGGTGGGTTAGTATTGTTGCTGGCGCTGCTGCGCGGTATGTTCCTGTTCTTTATGCGGCAAACGTTGATCCTGATGTCGCGGCATATCGAATACGACCTGAAGAATAGTATCTACGCGCACTACCAGGCACTTTCACTTGCTTTTTACCGCCGCCACAGTACGGGAGATTTAATGAACCGCGCCACCGAAGATGTTACCCGTGTGCGCATGTACCTGGGCCCGGGCATTATGTACTCGGTTAATACAGTGATATTATTCTTTTTAACGGTATCCATCATGCTGACTGTGAACGTACGCATGACGTTGTTTTCTGTCCTGCCCTTGCCCATCCTTGTAATGATGATCTACTATGTGAATAGCATCATCAATTTTCGCAGCGAGAAGATACAGGAGAGGTTGTCAGCCTTATCGAGTTTTGTGCAGGTAAACTTCTCGGGCATCAGGGTGATAAGGTCGTACGTACGCGAAGAGTTTGTTAAAGAAAGCTTCGCGGCAGAAAGCCAGGATTATAAGACCCAGTCCATGGCACTGGTGCGGGTACAGGCTTTGTTTTACCCGCTTATGCTGCTGCTCATTGGTGTCAGTAATGTGATCATCATCTATGTGGGCGGTGTAGAAGTAATCAAGGGTACGGTTACACCCGGCAACATCGCAGAGTTCATATTTTATCTCAACCAGTTAACGTTCCCGGTTATTGCCCTGGGTTGGGTTACCTCACTGATACAACGCGCGGCGGCATCGCAAAAGCGCATTAATGAGTTTTTGCATGAACAGCCTGAGATTGTTTCGGGTATTGCGCCGCATGAAGTGAAGGGCGAGATTAGCTTTAACAATGTATCATTTACTTACCCCGAAACCGGCATACAGGCTCTGAAGAACGTATCTTTCACAGCCAGGTCGGGCGAAATGGTGGCCATTATCGGTCGCACAGGATCCGGCAAGTCTACCATCGCCAATTTGGTGATGCGCATGTATGACGTTGAGAGTGGCGATATCAACGTTGATGGCGTAAAGATCGATCAGCTCGACCTCAACAATTACCGCAGTCAGGTTGGGTTTGTGCCGCAAGAAGTTTTCTTGTTTTCTGATACCATAGCTAACAATATCGCCTTCAGTGCGGATAAATTAAACATGCCCGACGTTGAGCAGGCAGCAAAGGATGCTGCCGTTTATAACAATATCATAGAGTTTGAAGAAGGGTTTGAAACTTACATCGGCGAGCGTGGCATTACCTTATCCGGCGGACAGAAGCAGCGCGTTTCTATCGCCCGGGCTATTTTTAAACAGCCGCAGGTATTGATCTTCGACGATTGCCTGTCGGCCGTGGACACCAAAACAGAAGAAGAGATTTTGCGCAACATGGGCAAGATCATGCACGGCAAGACCAGCATCATCATTGCGCACCGCATATCTACAATTAAAAATACCGACCAGATACTGGTGCTTGACAATGGCGAAATCATTGAACGCGGCAACCACGACGACTTGATGAAGCTAAAAGGCGCTTACTTCGAACTTTATGAAATGCAGCTGCTGGAAGAGGAAGAGAGCGCAGCCTAA
- a CDS encoding DUF3276 family protein translates to MADFDNREREEVFSKKVRAGKRTYFFDVKATRSNDYYITVTESKKRLEDGAFIKHKIFLYKEDFEKFAEGLKSTVDYIKDHQEVVEKRYEFSEAGEPVTAASEDFSF, encoded by the coding sequence ATGGCTGATTTTGACAACAGGGAGCGTGAAGAAGTTTTTTCTAAAAAGGTGCGTGCCGGCAAACGAACGTATTTTTTCGACGTAAAAGCAACAAGGTCTAACGATTATTATATAACCGTTACTGAAAGTAAAAAACGTTTAGAAGACGGCGCTTTTATCAAGCATAAAATATTTTTGTATAAAGAAGATTTCGAGAAGTTTGCCGAAGGCCTTAAATCAACCGTTGATTATATAAAAGACCACCAGGAAGTGGTTGAGAAGCGCTATGAATTTAGCGAAGCCGGCGAACCCGTAACTGCAGCAAGCGAAGACTTCTCTTTTTAA